A genomic segment from Pyrodictium occultum encodes:
- a CDS encoding ArsR/SmtB family transcription factor, whose product MAALEQSEVRRPVEASHEGIVEKDGVLIVSGEEYIYRVCSALASPTRIRILTELLKREADIGEIAEIINQSKANASTQVRRLEEIGLVRSEYKPGVRGVRKVVKTTVREIRIILEPES is encoded by the coding sequence ATGGCTGCGTTGGAGCAGAGCGAGGTAAGGCGCCCGGTTGAGGCATCGCATGAGGGGATAGTTGAGAAGGATGGCGTTCTCATAGTGTCCGGGGAGGAGTACATCTATCGGGTGTGCAGCGCGCTCGCAAGCCCAACGAGGATTAGGATACTGACGGAGCTGCTTAAGAGGGAGGCCGATATAGGAGAGATAGCCGAGATAATAAACCAGAGCAAGGCTAACGCGTCGACGCAGGTGAGGAGGCTAGAGGAGATAGGCCTAGTGCGCTCCGAGTACAAGCCTGGAGTGAGAGGGGTAAGGAAGGTAGTGAAAACAACGGTGCGGGAGATAAGGATAATCCTAGAGCCCGAGAGTTAG
- a CDS encoding macro domain-containing protein, protein MAPGVKFVKEIGCGDRKIIVAKGDITEIECDAVVNPANSLMYMGGGVAGALKRAAGPEVEEEAKRYAPVPVGKAVATGAGRLEPRIRMIIHAPTMERPAMRTTVSKVVRATRAALDTAKEKGASCVAFPAMGAGVGGLEARESMEAMLEALDEHWKKSSNPQTVVFVAYMDRDLRQFLEVLERARLESCRREGAKTRS, encoded by the coding sequence GTGGCGCCCGGCGTAAAGTTCGTAAAGGAGATAGGATGCGGTGACCGCAAGATAATTGTGGCTAAGGGAGATATAACCGAGATAGAATGCGACGCTGTAGTAAACCCAGCCAACAGCCTCATGTACATGGGTGGCGGGGTAGCCGGTGCCCTGAAGAGAGCCGCAGGCCCAGAGGTCGAGGAGGAGGCTAAGAGATACGCCCCAGTGCCGGTCGGGAAGGCAGTGGCCACGGGGGCGGGGAGGCTCGAGCCGCGGATAAGAATGATAATACACGCACCGACCATGGAGAGGCCCGCTATGAGGACTACGGTGTCCAAGGTGGTCAGGGCTACCAGGGCAGCGCTCGATACAGCGAAGGAGAAGGGGGCCAGCTGCGTAGCATTCCCCGCTATGGGGGCTGGGGTTGGAGGCCTTGAAGCAAGAGAGAGCATGGAAGCCATGCTCGAGGCCTTAGACGAGCACTGGAAGAAGAGCAGCAACCCGCAGACCGTGGTGTTCGTAGCCTATATGGATAGGGATTTACGCCAGTTCCTCGAGGTGCTGGAGAGGGCCCGGCTGGAGAGCTGCCGGAGGGAGGGCGCAAAAACAAGGTCCTAA
- a CDS encoding RIO1 family regulatory kinase/ATPase yields MVLLALTYRKLVDRDFKVLSVIEREMPRYEYVPVEVIERRLRMPSIHVAMSLQKLNRLKLVKRRIGEYTGYRLTYMGLDMLALHSLVERGILQALGDTLGVGKESDVYSGLTPNGERVIVKFHRAGRTSFHRIVRVRHYAAEKPYSSWLQLAKLAGQREYRALEELYRVGALVPRPLGYSRHAVVTEYIEGVELYMYKEVVDPESMLRDIMDTLRKAYLEVGIVHGDLSEYNILVVLEDDRERPYIIDWPQYVERDHPSAEQLLRRDVEYVARFFRKRYGVAADTRKLIKYVKGEADSI; encoded by the coding sequence ATGGTACTGCTTGCGCTGACGTACAGAAAGCTCGTTGATAGAGACTTCAAGGTACTATCCGTCATAGAGAGGGAGATGCCCAGGTACGAGTACGTCCCAGTCGAGGTCATAGAGCGGCGGCTCCGCATGCCATCAATCCATGTGGCCATGAGCCTCCAGAAGCTCAACAGGCTCAAGCTGGTTAAACGCAGGATTGGAGAGTACACCGGCTACCGCCTAACCTACATGGGACTAGACATGCTTGCCCTTCACTCCCTCGTTGAGCGCGGGATCCTCCAAGCCCTAGGCGACACCCTGGGTGTTGGCAAGGAGAGCGACGTCTACTCCGGTTTGACCCCCAACGGGGAAAGGGTGATAGTGAAGTTCCACCGGGCTGGGAGGACGAGCTTCCATCGTATAGTGAGGGTCCGGCACTATGCTGCAGAAAAGCCCTACTCTTCATGGCTCCAGCTGGCCAAGCTCGCGGGGCAGAGGGAGTACCGAGCCCTTGAAGAGCTGTACCGCGTCGGCGCCCTCGTGCCGAGGCCCCTGGGCTACAGCCGCCATGCCGTGGTCACCGAGTACATCGAGGGGGTCGAGCTCTACATGTACAAGGAGGTTGTCGACCCCGAGTCCATGCTCAGGGATATAATGGATACTCTTAGGAAGGCATACCTCGAGGTTGGGATAGTCCACGGGGACCTCAGCGAGTACAATATCCTAGTCGTCCTCGAGGACGACCGGGAGCGCCCCTACATAATAGACTGGCCCCAGTACGTGGAGAGGGATCATCCCTCCGCGGAGCAGCTCCTCCGCAGGGATGTAGAGTACGTGGCGCGCTTCTTCCGCAAAAGGTATGGTGTTGCGGCTGATACGAGGAAACTCATTAAATACGTGAAGGGCGAGGCGGATTCTATCTGA
- a CDS encoding phosphate signaling complex PhoU family protein — protein MQVTGGGSYVVTLPKEWIRLHGIGKGSEVLMRLEPDGSLRLAPAGGRQRRPVTARIKVEEGWSFWQIVRRVISHYIAGADIIEVVFGSAPGPQIARQLRGFIGSRLIGVEVVEESSSSIVLQVIADTASLPLETSLRRLIKTVEFMLEDVITGLRRSLRDVLVEVEERDDVVDKFYMFISRQLTSVLAGYRLPSEIGLSSLADASIIMMAAKHLERSGDHVSRIASTAIELLNHGIDFSRGCLAPLPGHLEEIAEQYRLATSTFLEPSPSRADEGIEKGMEIRRRNEELLKTINCDREWEHKPIVVALVRNIIESSKRLVDYSIDLLELSLNRSILHELLGEGLRGQEGA, from the coding sequence GTGCAGGTTACGGGTGGAGGCTCTTACGTGGTAACGCTGCCTAAGGAGTGGATAAGGCTCCATGGTATAGGCAAGGGCTCCGAGGTGCTAATGAGGCTCGAGCCCGATGGATCCCTCCGCTTGGCGCCCGCGGGAGGGCGGCAGCGCCGGCCGGTCACGGCCAGGATCAAGGTGGAGGAGGGGTGGAGCTTCTGGCAGATAGTTAGAAGGGTGATCTCCCACTATATCGCGGGCGCCGATATCATAGAAGTGGTCTTTGGCAGTGCCCCGGGCCCTCAGATAGCCAGGCAGCTCCGCGGGTTTATAGGCAGCAGGCTCATCGGGGTAGAGGTTGTCGAGGAGTCATCCTCCTCCATAGTGCTCCAGGTTATAGCCGACACAGCGAGTCTTCCACTCGAGACATCGCTGCGGCGCCTCATAAAGACCGTCGAGTTCATGCTAGAGGACGTGATAACCGGCCTCCGCCGCAGCCTCCGTGATGTACTAGTCGAGGTTGAGGAGAGAGACGACGTAGTAGACAAGTTCTACATGTTCATTTCGAGGCAGCTCACCAGCGTCCTGGCGGGGTACAGGCTGCCGAGCGAGATAGGGCTCTCGAGCCTAGCGGACGCCAGTATAATCATGATGGCCGCTAAGCACCTTGAGAGGTCTGGAGACCACGTCTCCAGGATAGCGTCTACTGCTATAGAGCTGCTTAACCACGGCATAGACTTTAGCAGGGGATGCCTGGCCCCGCTGCCCGGTCATCTTGAAGAGATTGCGGAGCAGTACCGCCTAGCCACCTCCACCTTCCTAGAGCCCAGCCCCTCCCGCGCTGATGAGGGGATAGAGAAGGGTATGGAGATTCGTAGGAGGAACGAGGAGCTGCTCAAGACCATTAACTGTGATAGGGAGTGGGAGCATAAGCCCATAGTAGTAGCGCTGGTCAGGAACATTATTGAGAGCAGTAAAAGGCTGGTGGACTACAGTATAGACCTACTGGAGCTCTCACTGAACCGCTCAATACTCCATGAACTCCTGGGAGAGGGGCTGAGAGGACAGGAGGGCGCGTAG
- a CDS encoding metallophosphoesterase family protein has translation MKNLSRIMLVALILEVLLQTCGIAAAGTGQAGKVVEVNIPRPQSLAEYVPGLVLLPKLGRPAFVEPGGSFQLVISKPLHIRKIAIDDGYGHSYECSFAPGSLEVRVPDTAVHGLYDLIIYAEEGVYGEPHAVYVGSADDFKPMNIVHVTDRHFGVINSNGRSAANYDLAADIIAIGLPNNTIVFDTGDVADTAKDDEYMQAVLTDMLLDKPLVVVPGNHDHVGASENFKKYYGPFNQTLSIYGLYRIVIVDSGGDGYIDEGQALWASSVLAAAGEPVKIVAFHHPHFTHMFGDIPYRFNVSSGEQLYRLLLSNKPNSSYRYIYTSWLASPKALRILVDGIFSARARVVLVLSGHVHLNSYAEVVRPDGSLIRYVVTTATGGSVRPEDYHGFRIITVSPDGSVEIHGEGPYWMRHSSFNLEQVHVSYVETPTAVTATLLLGDTKVASYMKRTMVALHVPRSWLGKTAELYLRGLDHYQLRCTPLGCVLYAYANRPPVQGFEYQATLYIKPDKEPPVLRLEGITPSKPLQGRPVVLAVEVGDDSWGIKEIYAKLEYDGKTLTLKPMVMGGTARFVIPPLKAGKVKVTIVAVDASGKASYLTRVIEYRAFTTSVTRATTTHEAATTTTSTMHTGTTTAAAAAKTSTASTSATASTPATQEAAHTTASQPFSPTLTVPQLVASSPGSSSTAAQPAGSSSTTLLVAILVAAVLAAFTVLARR, from the coding sequence ATGAAGAACCTGTCCAGGATAATGCTTGTAGCCTTGATTCTGGAGGTACTGCTGCAGACTTGTGGCATAGCTGCCGCGGGGACCGGGCAGGCCGGCAAAGTAGTGGAAGTAAACATTCCCAGGCCGCAATCCCTCGCTGAGTACGTCCCGGGCCTGGTGCTGCTGCCCAAGCTAGGTAGGCCTGCCTTCGTAGAGCCCGGCGGCTCCTTCCAGCTGGTAATCTCCAAGCCCCTACATATAAGGAAGATAGCTATAGATGACGGTTATGGCCACAGTTACGAGTGCAGCTTCGCTCCCGGAAGCCTAGAGGTAAGGGTTCCAGACACGGCTGTACACGGGCTCTACGACCTCATAATATACGCTGAGGAGGGTGTCTATGGAGAGCCCCACGCGGTTTATGTAGGGAGTGCCGACGATTTCAAGCCGATGAATATAGTGCATGTTACGGACCGCCACTTCGGGGTAATAAACTCCAACGGTAGGAGTGCAGCCAACTACGACTTAGCCGCCGACATTATAGCCATCGGCCTGCCTAACAACACCATAGTGTTCGACACTGGGGATGTGGCGGACACGGCTAAGGACGATGAGTATATGCAGGCAGTGCTCACAGACATGCTGCTCGACAAGCCGCTGGTAGTGGTGCCCGGCAACCACGATCATGTAGGAGCCTCGGAGAACTTCAAGAAGTACTACGGTCCTTTCAACCAGACGCTCAGTATCTACGGCCTATACCGTATAGTGATTGTGGACAGCGGCGGAGACGGCTATATAGATGAGGGGCAGGCCCTCTGGGCTAGCAGCGTGCTAGCAGCCGCGGGCGAGCCCGTCAAGATTGTAGCCTTCCATCACCCCCACTTCACCCACATGTTCGGCGACATACCCTACAGGTTCAACGTGTCCAGCGGTGAGCAGCTCTACAGGCTCCTCCTAAGCAATAAGCCTAACAGCAGCTACCGATACATATACACCAGCTGGCTCGCCAGCCCCAAGGCGCTGAGGATACTCGTGGACGGTATATTCTCTGCCAGGGCTAGGGTAGTGCTAGTCCTCTCTGGCCACGTGCACCTAAACTCCTACGCCGAGGTAGTAAGGCCCGACGGGAGCCTCATACGCTACGTAGTCACTACAGCCACCGGCGGTAGCGTGAGGCCGGAGGACTACCACGGATTCCGCATAATAACCGTGAGCCCAGATGGCAGCGTCGAGATACATGGTGAAGGGCCCTACTGGATGCGCCACTCAAGCTTTAACCTAGAGCAAGTCCACGTGAGCTACGTGGAGACGCCCACAGCTGTTACTGCTACACTGCTCCTAGGCGACACCAAGGTAGCTAGCTACATGAAGAGGACCATGGTGGCCCTCCACGTGCCGAGGAGCTGGCTCGGCAAGACTGCAGAGCTGTACCTCCGGGGCCTCGACCACTACCAGCTACGCTGCACGCCCCTGGGCTGCGTGCTCTATGCCTACGCTAACAGGCCCCCGGTTCAGGGCTTCGAGTACCAGGCAACACTCTACATAAAGCCGGATAAGGAGCCGCCGGTACTCAGGCTGGAGGGGATAACGCCCTCTAAGCCGCTCCAGGGCCGTCCGGTGGTTCTGGCAGTCGAGGTCGGCGACGACTCCTGGGGTATAAAGGAGATCTACGCGAAGCTGGAGTACGACGGGAAGACCTTAACGCTAAAGCCGATGGTTATGGGGGGCACTGCGCGGTTCGTCATACCCCCGCTCAAGGCCGGCAAGGTGAAGGTCACAATAGTGGCCGTCGACGCCTCCGGCAAAGCCTCGTATCTGACTCGTGTAATAGAGTACCGGGCCTTCACCACGTCTGTAACAAGGGCTACCACCACGCATGAAGCAGCTACAACAACTACATCTACCATGCACACCGGCACCACTACCGCGGCAGCCGCGGCTAAAACCAGCACAGCATCCACATCGGCTACAGCGTCAACACCTGCTACACAGGAAGCCGCGCATACGACGGCCAGTCAGCCTTTCAGCCCAACACTGACAGTGCCCCAGCTCGTGGCAAGCAGCCCGGGCTCCTCGAGCACGGCCGCGCAGCCGGCGGGGAGCTCCAGCACCACGCTGTTGGTGGCAATCCTGGTGGCAGCTGTCCTAGCGGCCTTCACAGTGCTTGCTAGGCGCTAG